A window from Brachyhypopomus gauderio isolate BG-103 chromosome 6, BGAUD_0.2, whole genome shotgun sequence encodes these proteins:
- the abitram gene encoding protein Abitram — protein MACLHYGSRHVRCHRCWCCGQIDPRNGRCCSDVPQCPAGFTSSKQSDFVDVRVTEIRKGCTADMLCRSICVPVWNHIPQYKLYFSAMEETHQKAPSVIDRYYTRWYKTDMKGNSCEDHCILQHSNRICLITLAETHPILQNGRKIKSINYRISDACSRLNNKVSGKSKRGGQFLTEFAPLCRITCTDSVEYTIFSCIRGRLLEVNQDILERPDLLLEKPSTEGYIAVILPKLEESKSITSGLLTREQYEEAVSKRTTQEPQPC, from the exons ATGGCATGTCTGCATTACGGGAGTCGCCATGTTCGCTGTCATCGCTGCTGGTGTTGCGGGCAAATCGACCCTAGAAACGGTCGATGTTGCTCGGACGTTCCGCAATGTCCTGCCGGCTTTACATCTTCAAAACAAAGCGACTTCGTGGACGTTCGTGTGACAGAAAT CCGGAAAGGTTGTACGGCAGACATGCTGTGCAGGTCTATTTGTGTTCCGGTATGGAACCACATCCCGCAGTATAAATTGTACTTTTCTGCGATGGAAGAAACTCATCAAAAAGCTCCATCTGTTATTGATCGCTATTACACGCGATGGTATAAAACAG ATATGAAAGGAAATTCGTGTGAAGATCACTGCATCCTACAACATTCAAACAG AATTTGTCTCATCACCCTTGCGGAGACTCACCCCATTCTTCAGAATGGGAGAAAAATCAAAAGCATCAACTACCGGATCAGTGATGCATGCAGCCGACTGAACAACAAAGTGTCTGGGAAGTCCAAGAGA GGTGGTCAGTTCCTCACAGAGTTTGCTCCTCTGTGCAGAATCACATGCACAGACAGTGTGGAGTACACAATTTTTAG CTGTATCAGAGGACGTCTGCTGGAGGTCAACCAGGACATTCTCGAGAGGCCTGACCTGCTCCTGGAGAAG CCCTCCACTGAAGGATATATCGCAGTCATCCTACCAAAACTCGAGGAGAGCAAGAGCATCACCAGTGGCCTTCTAACCAGAGAACAATATGAAGAGGCTGTCTCAAAACGCACCACACAGGAGCCGCAGCCTTGCTAA
- the elp2 gene encoding elongator complex protein 2 codes for MTANMATPVMQTCHVACCANRAPNVLSWSRRGLIAFGTCNSVALYNPQEVKIIGVLNKHRGRVNAVQWVHREDCGPETQLVSGGSDNNVIVWEEEDGEFAARAVCCGHAGPVCAVDAVTLPSSLLLVASAASDSTVKLWTCTDGKVECLQSIAFGSGFMMDVSLALLPGSRVPVLACGGDDGRVYLYVQLNGQFQKVLTLQGHEDWIRGVEWTSRDGELLLASCSQDCLIRVWRLVGKRVPQTETPADGLIRMKEDTFEVKGNVYAVALETVLAGHENWVYGIHWQPPFRKAGGCLEQPLSLLSASMDKTMILWGPEETGVWVEQVRVGEVGGNTLGFLGCQMSPDGSQILAHAFHGALHLWHREQARQGEWRPGVAVSGHFNAVQDLSWDPQGEFVLSVGSDQTTRLFTTWKRKDCSQATWHEISRPQIHGYDMQCVALVGRFQLVSGADEKVLRVFKAPRNFVENFARIAGIPLEQLMASHDTSRLPEGASTPALGLSNKAVFQGDLVTQSTQEEGADLSSVSDQYKESSFHPLQLTEPPPEDHLLQNTLWPEVQKLYGHGFEVFCLASDAAGTVVASACKASKAEHAAILLWSATSWKQLQALACHALTVTQMAFSPDGRQLLAVSRDRTWSLWRRDDPGPDSSESCFSLHAHTTKDTAVHTRIIWSCDWSFDNKYFVTSSRDKKVIIWGGCDGGVEDKGGPYRPRSSILDVGDSATAVTFCPLLLSDRCYLLAVGLESGRILLYKWRPDQDLSSGSDWSKCVESDPSQSHTLMVKRLRWRPRAGRAGQPDGDEWQSENPHHAWLQLASVGADHALKIFNIHSLAL; via the exons ATGACAGCGAACATGGCGACTCCCGTAATGCAGACATGCCATGTAGCATGCTGTGCCAACAGGGCTCCAAATGTTCTCTCGTGGAGCCGCAGAGGCTTGATCGCGTTTGGGACATGCAATTCAGTTGCTCTTTATAATCCACAG GAGGTGAAAATTATTGGGGTTCTGAATAAACACCGTGGGAGAGTTAACGCTGTACAGTGGGTTCACAGGGAAGACTGTG GTCCTGAAACACAGCTGGTATCAGGGGGATCAGATAACAATGTTATTGTGTGGGAGGAAGAAGATGGCGAG TTTGCTGCCCGTGCGGTGTGTTGTGGCCACGCGGGACCCGTGTGCGCGGTGGACGCGGTCACtctgccctcctccctcctgctgGTGGCCTCTGCTGCGTCAGACTCCACGGTCAAACTGTGGACATGCACTGATGGAAAAG TCGAATGCCTGCAGTCCATAGCCTTCGGGAGTGGGTTCATGATGGATGTCTCCCTAGCGCTGTTGCCAGGGAGCAGAG TGCCTGTTTTGGCCTGTGGCGGAGATGACGGCAGAGTCTACCTGTATGTGCAGCTCAATGGACAG TTCCAGAAGGTTCTCACTCTTCAAGGCCATGAGGACTGGATACGTGGTGTGGAGTGGACATCCAGAG atggcGAGCTCCTCTTGGCcagctgttcccaggactgtcTGATCCGAGTATGGAGGCTGGTGGGGAAGCGTGTCCCCCAGACTGAGACGCCTGCTGATGGCCTCATCAGGATGAAGGAGGACACGTTTGAAGTGAAGGGGAACG TGTATGCTGTGGCTCTCGAGACCGTTTTAGCAGGTCATGAGAACTGGGTGTATGGCATTCACTGGCAACCACCATTTAGAAAAG CTGGTGGTTGTTTAGAACAGCCTCTGAGTCTGCTCTCTGCCTCCATGGACAAGACCATGATCCTCTGGGGGCCAGAGGAGACCGGCGTGTGGGTGGAACAG GTACGTGTTGGCGAGGTGGGAGGCAACACGCTGGGATTCCTTGGCTGTCAGATGAGTCCCGACGGCTCCCAGATCCTGGCTCACGCCTTCCACGGAGCACTGCACCTGTGGCACAGAGAGCAGGCCCGGCAG GGGGAATGGAGGCCCGGAGTGGCGGTTTCGGGACACTTCAACGCCGTGCAAGACCTCAGCTGGGACCCGCAGGGAGAGTTTGTCCTCAGCGTGGGCTCAGACCAGACCACGCGGCTCTTCACAACCTGGAAGAGGAAAGACTGCTCCCAG GCCACATGGCACGAGATCTCCAGGCCCCAGATCCACGGCTACGACATGCAGTGCGTGGCCTTGGTGGGGCGCTTCCAGCTGGTCTCTGGAGCAGATGAAAAAGTGCTGCGTGTGTTCAAGGCTCCACGTAACTTTGTGGAGAACTTTGCCAGAATAGCGGGCATCCCTCTGGAGCAGCTCATGGCTTCTCAC GACACATCACGGCTGCCGGAAGGAGCCAGCACGCCTGCCCTGGGCCTCTCCAACAAGGCTGTGTTTCAGG GTGATCTTGTGACTCAGAGCACCCAGGAAGAAGGGGCGGATCTCAGCAGTGTGTCTGACCAATACAAGGAGTCCTCCTTCCACCCCCTCCAGCTAACGG AGCCTCCACCAGAGGATCATCTTCTCCAGAACACTCTGTGGCCGGAGGTCCAAAAGCT gtatGGTCATGGCTTCGAGGTGTTCTGCTTGGCGTCGGACGCAGCAGGGACGGTGGTGGCCTCCGCATGTAAG GCGTCCAAAGCGGAGCACGCGGCCATCCTGCTCTGGAGCGCCACCTCCTGGAAGCAGCTGCAGGCGCTGGCCTGCCACGCTCTGACCGTCACTCAGATGGCCTTCTCCCCCGACGGACGCCAGCTCCTCGCCGTGTCCCGTGACCGCACCTGGTCGCTGTGGAGACGTGACGACCCCGGCCCGGACTCTTCGG AGTCCTGCTTCTCCCTCCACGCACACACCACTAAGGACACGGCGGTGCACACCCGCATCATCTGGTCATGTGACTGGAGCTTTGACAATAAGTACTTTGTGACGTCGAGTCGCGATAAGAAG GTAATAATCTGGGGCGGATGTGACGGTGGTGTTGAGGACAAGGGCGGACCGTATCGTCCCCGATCCTCCATCCTGGACGTGGGGGACTCTGCTACTGCCGTGACCTTctgccctcttctcctctcagaCAGATG CTACCTCTTGGCGGTGGGTCTGGAGTCTGGGCGGATCCTCCTGTATAAATGGCGGCCGGATCAGGACCTGTCTTCCGGATCAGACTGGAGCAAATGTGTTGAGAGCGATCCCTC CCAGAGCCACACACTGATGGTGAAGCGTCTCCGCTGGAGGCCCCGGGCCGGGCGGGCGGGACAGCCGGACGGGGACGAATGGCAGAGCGAGAACCCCCACCACGCCTGGCTTCAACTGGCCAGTGTTGGAGCTGACCACGCCCTCAAAATCTTCAACATCCACAGCCTGGCCCTGTAG